Proteins found in one Methylobacterium sp. CB376 genomic segment:
- a CDS encoding ABC transporter permease, whose amino-acid sequence MQSLLDILLTVTFWAAALRIATPLIFGVAGAVLCERAGVLNLGIEGIMTAGAMTGWLAVHLGAGLWGGVLVAALTGALLGLLLAGLTVGLSLSQHVSGLAVTLLATSAASFGYRLALPGAATPPRIVPFAPLDLPLLSDLPLVGPILFRQTALTLLALALVAALAWFLARTPLGLAVRAVGENPAAVEAQGIPVRAVRTGAVVAGSALMAVGGAFLTLSAFNAFFFEMVAGRGWICIALTVFAGWRPGKALLGAVLFGAFDAFQVRLQQVAGGIVPGQVFLMLPYLLSIAALLVGARHARAPRALMIPYRRGER is encoded by the coding sequence GTGCAGAGCCTCCTCGACATCCTGCTCACCGTCACCTTCTGGGCCGCGGCCCTGCGCATCGCCACGCCGCTGATCTTCGGGGTCGCGGGCGCCGTGCTGTGCGAGCGGGCGGGCGTGCTCAACCTCGGCATCGAGGGCATCATGACGGCCGGGGCCATGACGGGCTGGCTCGCCGTGCATCTCGGCGCCGGCCTCTGGGGCGGGGTGCTGGTCGCGGCGCTCACGGGCGCGCTCCTCGGGCTCCTCCTCGCCGGGCTCACGGTCGGGCTCTCCCTCTCCCAGCACGTGAGCGGGCTCGCCGTGACCCTGCTCGCCACCAGCGCCGCCTCGTTCGGCTACCGGCTCGCCCTGCCCGGCGCCGCCACGCCGCCGCGCATCGTGCCCTTCGCGCCCCTCGACCTGCCGCTCCTGTCCGACCTGCCGCTCGTCGGCCCGATCCTGTTCCGGCAGACCGCCCTGACCCTGCTGGCGCTCGCGCTCGTGGCGGCGCTGGCGTGGTTCCTCGCCCGCACGCCCCTCGGCCTCGCCGTGCGGGCGGTCGGCGAGAACCCGGCCGCCGTCGAGGCGCAGGGCATCCCCGTGCGGGCCGTGCGGACCGGCGCGGTGGTGGCGGGCTCGGCCCTGATGGCGGTGGGCGGCGCCTTCCTGACGCTGTCGGCCTTCAACGCCTTCTTCTTCGAGATGGTGGCCGGGCGCGGCTGGATCTGCATCGCGCTCACCGTCTTCGCGGGCTGGCGGCCCGGCAAGGCGCTGCTCGGGGCCGTGCTGTTCGGCGCCTTCGACGCCTTCCAGGTCCGGCTGCAGCAGGTCGCGGGCGGGATCGTGCCCGGGCAGGTCTTCCTGATGCTGCCCTACCTCCTGTCGATCGCGGCGCTCCTGGTCGGGGCCCGCCACGCCCGGGCGCCCCGGGCCCTGATGATCCCCTATCGCCGCGGAGAGCGCTGA
- a CDS encoding ABC transporter permease — protein sequence MIRLEPRSGTPPLLALAVPVAAGLVALALAAIPIAAAGAPLPRAYASLIEGALGSRFALAEVLTRATPLILTGLSAAIAFRARLYNIGAEGQLYTGALAAVAVGAGAVEGPPALMIPLVLAAGALAGALMMLGPTLARVALGADEVVTTLLLNFVVLLLVQMMIEGPMKDPMSLGWPQSEPVVEAAQWPKLVARTRLHAGLLLALAAAGAIHLLVTRTVAGYAIRAVGAAPAAARFVGLPVGATLVGVGALSGALAGLAGAGEVAGVKGFLAADLSPGYGYAGIVVAMLAGLSPLGTVAAAVFVAAVFVGADSMSRAVGVSSYIANLIVAMALIAVLVAGLVTRYRVRIGRA from the coding sequence GTGATCCGCCTCGAGCCGCGCAGCGGGACGCCGCCGCTCCTCGCCCTCGCCGTGCCGGTGGCCGCGGGCCTCGTCGCCCTGGCGCTCGCGGCGATCCCGATCGCCGCCGCGGGCGCGCCGCTGCCGCGCGCCTATGCGAGCCTGATCGAGGGCGCGCTCGGCTCCCGCTTCGCGCTGGCCGAGGTGCTCACCCGGGCCACCCCCCTCATCCTCACCGGGCTCTCCGCCGCGATCGCCTTCCGGGCGCGGCTCTACAACATCGGCGCCGAGGGCCAGCTCTATACCGGTGCCCTCGCGGCCGTCGCCGTGGGGGCCGGGGCCGTCGAGGGGCCGCCCGCCCTGATGATCCCCCTCGTCCTCGCGGCCGGCGCGCTCGCGGGCGCCCTGATGATGCTCGGCCCCACCCTCGCCCGGGTGGCGCTCGGCGCCGACGAGGTCGTCACCACGCTCCTCCTCAACTTCGTCGTCCTGCTCCTCGTCCAGATGATGATCGAGGGGCCGATGAAGGACCCGATGAGCCTCGGCTGGCCGCAATCCGAGCCCGTCGTCGAGGCCGCCCAATGGCCCAAGCTCGTCGCGCGCACCCGCCTCCACGCGGGGCTCCTCCTCGCCCTGGCGGCGGCCGGGGCGATCCACCTCCTCGTCACCCGCACGGTCGCGGGCTACGCGATCCGGGCGGTCGGCGCCGCGCCCGCGGCGGCGCGCTTCGTCGGGCTCCCGGTCGGCGCGACGCTCGTCGGCGTCGGCGCCCTCTCGGGAGCGCTGGCGGGACTCGCCGGGGCGGGCGAGGTCGCGGGCGTGAAGGGCTTCCTCGCCGCCGACCTCTCGCCCGGCTACGGCTACGCGGGCATCGTCGTCGCCATGCTGGCCGGGCTCTCGCCGCTCGGCACCGTGGCGGCGGCCGTCTTCGTGGCGGCGGTGTTCGTCGGCGCCGATTCCATGAGCCGGGCGGTCGGGGTGTCGAGCTACATCGCCAACCTCATCGTCGCCATGGCGCTGATCGCCGTGCTGGTGGCCGGGCTCGTGACCCGCTACCGGGTGCGGATCGGGAGGGCGTGA
- a CDS encoding UbiA family prenyltransferase, protein MAHPLSADAASRISADHAQPRPSLPLVIGLDDALRRGSALLEGALSLLRSDTPGVLTLLLRGPGGRAVLEDRVARAAALAEAARPLNEEALAFAEARARRGCPIWLLTEDDALARRVAEHLPAGTRVLAPDAALALPGEARAARLADLFPEGFAYAGAAGADLPVFARAREAVLVGAAPGVVRAVRALGRPVTAIEGPSRPRALARAARLHQWAKNGLVVLPLVLGGKSGDPAAWGRAVLAFLALGLVASASYLLNDLWDLPHDRAHWSKRRRPLASGDLPLPHGLFALAAGLALGLGLAAGAGPGVFAAVLAYLVLTLAYSLALKRAPILDALALGGLFTLRLAVGITAAAVIWSPWLLSFSMFLFTSLALAKRHTELRGAAQRGLSVVGGRGYLPADEPVVLALGIAAGLASIVIFILYLVLEAFQTAALAAPRALWAFPPLLLLFIGRIWLIAGRGQLNDDPVVFALRDRPSLLLGLAAALAFAAAALGLPDGPP, encoded by the coding sequence ATGGCCCATCCGCTCTCCGCCGACGCTGCCTCCCGCATCTCCGCCGATCACGCCCAGCCTCGGCCTTCGCTTCCCCTGGTCATCGGCCTCGACGACGCGCTCCGGCGCGGCAGCGCGCTCCTGGAGGGCGCGCTCTCCCTCCTGCGATCCGACACCCCGGGGGTTCTCACGCTCCTGCTCCGGGGGCCAGGCGGGCGCGCCGTCCTGGAAGACCGCGTCGCGCGGGCGGCGGCCCTCGCCGAGGCGGCCCGGCCGCTCAACGAGGAGGCCCTGGCCTTCGCGGAGGCGCGGGCCCGGCGCGGGTGTCCCATCTGGCTCCTTACCGAGGACGATGCCCTGGCGCGGCGGGTCGCGGAGCACCTCCCCGCCGGCACCCGCGTGCTCGCGCCCGACGCGGCGCTCGCGCTGCCGGGCGAGGCCAGGGCGGCGCGGCTGGCGGACCTGTTCCCGGAGGGGTTCGCGTATGCGGGCGCGGCCGGCGCGGACCTGCCGGTCTTCGCCCGCGCGAGGGAGGCGGTGCTCGTCGGGGCCGCCCCGGGCGTGGTGCGGGCCGTCCGCGCCCTCGGCCGCCCCGTCACCGCGATCGAGGGCCCGTCGCGACCGCGCGCCCTCGCGCGGGCCGCGCGGCTCCATCAATGGGCCAAGAACGGCCTCGTCGTCCTGCCCCTCGTGCTCGGCGGCAAGTCCGGGGACCCGGCCGCCTGGGGCCGTGCCGTCCTCGCCTTCCTGGCCCTCGGCCTCGTCGCGTCGGCGAGCTACCTCCTGAACGACCTCTGGGACCTCCCCCACGACCGCGCGCATTGGTCGAAGCGCCGCCGGCCCCTCGCGAGCGGGGACCTGCCCCTCCCCCACGGCCTGTTCGCCCTCGCGGCGGGCCTCGCGCTCGGCCTCGGGCTCGCGGCCGGGGCCGGTCCCGGGGTGTTCGCCGCCGTGCTGGCCTACCTCGTCCTCACCCTGGCCTATTCCCTGGCCCTCAAGCGCGCCCCCATCCTCGACGCGCTCGCCCTGGGGGGCCTGTTCACCCTGCGCCTCGCGGTCGGCATCACCGCCGCGGCGGTGATCTGGTCGCCCTGGCTGCTCTCCTTCTCGATGTTCCTGTTCACCTCGCTGGCCCTCGCCAAGCGGCACACCGAGCTGCGCGGCGCGGCCCAGCGCGGGCTGAGCGTCGTCGGCGGGCGGGGCTACCTGCCGGCCGACGAGCCGGTCGTGCTCGCGCTCGGCATCGCGGCCGGCCTCGCCAGCATCGTGATCTTCATCCTCTACCTGGTGCTCGAGGCGTTCCAGACCGCCGCGCTGGCGGCGCCCCGGGCGCTCTGGGCCTTCCCGCCCCTCCTCCTGCTGTTCATCGGGCGAATCTGGCTGATCGCGGGGCGGGGCCAGCTGAACGACGATCCCGTGGTGTTCGCGCTCAGGGACCGCCCCAGCCTCCTGCTCGGGCTCGCCGCCGCCCTCGCCTTCGCGGCGGCGGCGCTCGGCCTGCCGGACGGGCCGCCGTGA